The Tenebrio molitor chromosome 3, icTenMoli1.1, whole genome shotgun sequence genome contains a region encoding:
- the Pc gene encoding polycomb group protein Pc isoform X1 encodes MELGDHVYAAERIIKKRVRRGVVEYYVKWKGWSQKHNTWEPEENILDLRLIDLFERSQKVDVHKRGPKKKDRHAEKQQAETEDEGRASGEDSQDDAVTSAETSSKSTKQEATPSADDEDTRAGSEVSSKSPVPPEVDDNENSNSSSSEDRRPILARLEIGTKRKAEVLSKESGKIGVTITTSSPTSPSPPPNKVHKVSSAKQQSSASSTNRANGRQKNEEETSSAIPSASSPAVLTATTPRTSTDKSRSPVDATLPHSSTKEPASPKPVASRTDDKRPNTDPPLSPPPKKVEITPKQETTENECSDNKGDGSGKQLTVNGHNNNNNVTDDLPVLTSPGSEYWLARNPVADQVFITDVTVNLKTVTIRECKTEKGFFKDRDDNSHSSDIV; translated from the exons ATGGAACTCGGTGACCATGTTTATGCCGCCGAAaggattattaaaaaaagagtTCGACGG GGCGTCGTCGAGTACTACGTGAAATGGAAGGGTTGGAGTCAAAAGCATAACACATGGGAACCGGAAGAGAACATTCTCGACTTGCGCTTGATCGACCTGTTCGAACGATCTCAGAAGGTGGACGTACACAAACGCGGTCCCAAGAAGAAAGATCGTCACGCCGAAAAGCAGCAAGCCGAGACCGAAGACGAGGGTCGCGCCAGCGGCGAAGACAGTCAAGACGACGCCGTGACCAGTGCCGAAACTAGTAGTAAATCGACGAAACAAGAAGCCACACCAAGTGCAGACGACGAAGATACCAGGGCCGGATCCGAGGTATCGTCAAAGTCACCAGTGCCACCGGAAGTAGACGATAACGAGAATTCAAACAGTTCGAGTAGCGAGGATCGAAGGCCGATACTGGCCAGGCTAGAAATAGGAACGAAAAGAAAAGCCGAAGTTTTGTCGAAGGAAAGCGGGAAGATCGGAGTGACGATCACGACGAGTAGTCCCACAAGTCCAAGTCCGCCACCAAACAAG GTCCACAAGGTCTCTTCGGCTAAGCAGCAGTCTTCTGCATCATCGACAAATCGTGCCAACGGTCGTCAGAAGAACGAAGAGGAGACCTCTTCGGCGATACCGTCGGCGTCGAGTCCCGCCGTGTTGACGGCGACGACTCCGCGCACGTCAACCGACAAGAGTCGCAGTCCGGTGGACGCCACCCTGCCCCATTCGTCGACCAAAGAACCGGCATCGCCAAAACCGGTGGCGTCTAGGACCGACGACAAACGACCAAACACCGACCCGCCCCTGTCGCCGCCACCCAAGAAGGTCGAGATCACTCCGAAACAGGAGACGACGGAGAACGAGTGCAGTGATAACAAGGGGGACGGTAGTGGAAAACAGTTGACGGTGAACGGacacaataacaataataacgtGACTGACGATCTTCCGGTCTTGACGAGTCCGGGTTCCGAATATTGGTTGGCGAGAAATCCCGTTGCCGATCAAGTATTCATCACCGATGTTACGGTCAATTTGAAAACAGTAACGATTCGAGAATGTAAAACTGAGAAGGGATTTTTCAAAGATCGGGACGATAATAGTCATTCTAGTGATATTGTTTGA
- the Pc gene encoding polycomb group protein Pc isoform X2 — translation MSNFRKQSKSWNKGVVEYYVKWKGWSQKHNTWEPEENILDLRLIDLFERSQKVDVHKRGPKKKDRHAEKQQAETEDEGRASGEDSQDDAVTSAETSSKSTKQEATPSADDEDTRAGSEVSSKSPVPPEVDDNENSNSSSSEDRRPILARLEIGTKRKAEVLSKESGKIGVTITTSSPTSPSPPPNKVHKVSSAKQQSSASSTNRANGRQKNEEETSSAIPSASSPAVLTATTPRTSTDKSRSPVDATLPHSSTKEPASPKPVASRTDDKRPNTDPPLSPPPKKVEITPKQETTENECSDNKGDGSGKQLTVNGHNNNNNVTDDLPVLTSPGSEYWLARNPVADQVFITDVTVNLKTVTIRECKTEKGFFKDRDDNSHSSDIV, via the exons atgtcaaactttagGAAACAAAGTAAAAGCTGGAATAAG GGCGTCGTCGAGTACTACGTGAAATGGAAGGGTTGGAGTCAAAAGCATAACACATGGGAACCGGAAGAGAACATTCTCGACTTGCGCTTGATCGACCTGTTCGAACGATCTCAGAAGGTGGACGTACACAAACGCGGTCCCAAGAAGAAAGATCGTCACGCCGAAAAGCAGCAAGCCGAGACCGAAGACGAGGGTCGCGCCAGCGGCGAAGACAGTCAAGACGACGCCGTGACCAGTGCCGAAACTAGTAGTAAATCGACGAAACAAGAAGCCACACCAAGTGCAGACGACGAAGATACCAGGGCCGGATCCGAGGTATCGTCAAAGTCACCAGTGCCACCGGAAGTAGACGATAACGAGAATTCAAACAGTTCGAGTAGCGAGGATCGAAGGCCGATACTGGCCAGGCTAGAAATAGGAACGAAAAGAAAAGCCGAAGTTTTGTCGAAGGAAAGCGGGAAGATCGGAGTGACGATCACGACGAGTAGTCCCACAAGTCCAAGTCCGCCACCAAACAAG GTCCACAAGGTCTCTTCGGCTAAGCAGCAGTCTTCTGCATCATCGACAAATCGTGCCAACGGTCGTCAGAAGAACGAAGAGGAGACCTCTTCGGCGATACCGTCGGCGTCGAGTCCCGCCGTGTTGACGGCGACGACTCCGCGCACGTCAACCGACAAGAGTCGCAGTCCGGTGGACGCCACCCTGCCCCATTCGTCGACCAAAGAACCGGCATCGCCAAAACCGGTGGCGTCTAGGACCGACGACAAACGACCAAACACCGACCCGCCCCTGTCGCCGCCACCCAAGAAGGTCGAGATCACTCCGAAACAGGAGACGACGGAGAACGAGTGCAGTGATAACAAGGGGGACGGTAGTGGAAAACAGTTGACGGTGAACGGacacaataacaataataacgtGACTGACGATCTTCCGGTCTTGACGAGTCCGGGTTCCGAATATTGGTTGGCGAGAAATCCCGTTGCCGATCAAGTATTCATCACCGATGTTACGGTCAATTTGAAAACAGTAACGATTCGAGAATGTAAAACTGAGAAGGGATTTTTCAAAGATCGGGACGATAATAGTCATTCTAGTGATATTGTTTGA
- the LOC138126746 gene encoding histone-lysine N-methyltransferase SETMAR-like isoform X1 encodes MGFTIEEKAFLLECYFRNGEKQENGDWTYFITPCVEEFQARYPNRMDIDYQQIYQCIKIIVPNFRESGSIIKKKSGRPLVRIPEVVQNVRQIVEQHPSTSIRRLRQQVNLSYGTCHKILKKDINLFPYKIRVLQEIKPPDYPKRMDYCRWFEQNMNDEILDLTFFSDEGWIDLGGYVNSQNQRIWSSENPHEYVQRGLHPQKIGIWVAISRRRLIGPIFFEDTINSERYRAILEEFINQLDDEELQRGMFQQDGTPAHTSRATLNYLDQYFYSRIISVDRWPPRSPDLSPLDYFFFGHLKNSVFRNHTDDLDTLKIAITEFCQSISPECLRNVFENMKRRVRLCLDHNGEHFEQFL; translated from the exons atgggttttaccattgaagagaaagcatttttattagaatgttattttcgaaacggggagaaacaagaaaatggaGACTGGACTTACTTCATAACCCCTTGCGTTGAAGAATTTCAAGCCAGATATCCGAACCGGATGGATATTGATTACCAACAAATTTATCAGtgtattaaaattatagtgcctaattttagGGAATCAGGATCCATAATTAAAAAGAAGTCAGGTCGGCCCCTTGTTCGAATTCCAGAAGtggtgcaaaatgttcgacAAATTGTAGAACaacatccctcaacttccataagaCGTTTAAGGCAGCAAGTTAATTTGAGTTACGGCACTTGTcacaaaattttgaagaaggatattaatttgtttccctataaaattcgtgtgttgcaagaaataaaaccccCAGATTATCCCAAACGGATGGATTATTGTCGATGGTTTGAACAAAATATGAATGATGAGATACtagatttaacattttttagtgaTGAAGGCTGGATTGACTTGGGTGGATACGTAAATTCGCAAAATCAAAGAATATGGTCAAGTGAAAATCCCCACGAATATGTGCAACGTGGTTTACATCCacaaaaaattggaatttgGGTAGCAATTTCTCGAAGGCGTTTAATAG GACCCATATTTTTTGAAGACACTATAAATTCAGAAAGATATCGAGCTATTTTAGAAGAATTTATAAATCAACTAGATGATGAGGAACTGCAACGTGGAATGTTTCAACAGGATGGTACTCCCGCACATACTTCTCGTGCTACTCTTAATTATCTTGATCAATATTTTTATAGCAGAATAATCAGCGTTGATCGATGGCCTCCGAGATCACCAGATCTTTCACCGCtagattattttttctttggcCATCTCAAAAATTCTGTTTTCAGGAACCACACTGATGATTTGGATACACTGAAGATCGCCATAACTGAATTTTGTCAATCCATTTCACCTGAGTGCTTAAGAAATGTGTTTGAAAATATGAAGAGACGAGTTCGACTCTGTttggaccacaatggagaacatttcgagcagtttttgtga
- the LOC138126746 gene encoding histone-lysine N-methyltransferase SETMAR-like isoform X2 yields the protein MGFTIEEKAFLLECYFRNGEKQENGDWTYFITPCVEEFQARYPNRMDIDYQQIYQCIKIIVPNFRESGSIIKKKSGRPLVRIPEVVQNVRQIVEQHPSTSIRRLRQQVNLSYGTCHKILKKDINLFPYKIRVLQEIKPPDYPKRMDYCRWFEQNMNDEILDLTFFSDEGWIDLGGYVNSQNQRIWSSENPHEYVQRGLHPQKIGIWVAISRRRLIGPIFFEDTINSERYRAILEEFINQLDDEELQRGMFQQDGTTLMIWIH from the exons atgggttttaccattgaagagaaagcatttttattagaatgttattttcgaaacggggagaaacaagaaaatggaGACTGGACTTACTTCATAACCCCTTGCGTTGAAGAATTTCAAGCCAGATATCCGAACCGGATGGATATTGATTACCAACAAATTTATCAGtgtattaaaattatagtgcctaattttagGGAATCAGGATCCATAATTAAAAAGAAGTCAGGTCGGCCCCTTGTTCGAATTCCAGAAGtggtgcaaaatgttcgacAAATTGTAGAACaacatccctcaacttccataagaCGTTTAAGGCAGCAAGTTAATTTGAGTTACGGCACTTGTcacaaaattttgaagaaggatattaatttgtttccctataaaattcgtgtgttgcaagaaataaaaccccCAGATTATCCCAAACGGATGGATTATTGTCGATGGTTTGAACAAAATATGAATGATGAGATACtagatttaacattttttagtgaTGAAGGCTGGATTGACTTGGGTGGATACGTAAATTCGCAAAATCAAAGAATATGGTCAAGTGAAAATCCCCACGAATATGTGCAACGTGGTTTACATCCacaaaaaattggaatttgGGTAGCAATTTCTCGAAGGCGTTTAATAG GACCCATATTTTTTGAAGACACTATAAATTCAGAAAGATATCGAGCTATTTTAGAAGAATTTATAAATCAACTAGATGATGAGGAACTGCAACGTGGAATGTTTCAACAGGATG GAACCACACTGATGATTTGGATACACTGA
- the LOC138126746 gene encoding histone-lysine N-methyltransferase SETMAR-like isoform X3 codes for MGFTIEEKAFLLECYFRNGEKQENGDWTYFITPCVEEFQARYPNRMDIDYQQIYQCIKIIVPNFRESGSIIKKKSGRPLVRIPEVVQNVRQIVEQHPSTSIRRLRQQVNLSYGTCHKILKKDINLFPYKIRVLQEIKPPDYPKRMDYCRWFEQNMNDEILDLTFFSDEGWIDLGGYVNSQNQRIWSSENPHEYVQRGLHPQKIGIWVAISRRRLIGPIFFEDTINSERYRAILEEFINQLDDEELQRGMFQQDAE; via the exons atgggttttaccattgaagagaaagcatttttattagaatgttattttcgaaacggggagaaacaagaaaatggaGACTGGACTTACTTCATAACCCCTTGCGTTGAAGAATTTCAAGCCAGATATCCGAACCGGATGGATATTGATTACCAACAAATTTATCAGtgtattaaaattatagtgcctaattttagGGAATCAGGATCCATAATTAAAAAGAAGTCAGGTCGGCCCCTTGTTCGAATTCCAGAAGtggtgcaaaatgttcgacAAATTGTAGAACaacatccctcaacttccataagaCGTTTAAGGCAGCAAGTTAATTTGAGTTACGGCACTTGTcacaaaattttgaagaaggatattaatttgtttccctataaaattcgtgtgttgcaagaaataaaaccccCAGATTATCCCAAACGGATGGATTATTGTCGATGGTTTGAACAAAATATGAATGATGAGATACtagatttaacattttttagtgaTGAAGGCTGGATTGACTTGGGTGGATACGTAAATTCGCAAAATCAAAGAATATGGTCAAGTGAAAATCCCCACGAATATGTGCAACGTGGTTTACATCCacaaaaaattggaatttgGGTAGCAATTTCTCGAAGGCGTTTAATAG GACCCATATTTTTTGAAGACACTATAAATTCAGAAAGATATCGAGCTATTTTAGAAGAATTTATAAATCAACTAGATGATGAGGAACTGCAACGTGGAATGTTTCAACAGGATG CAGAATAA
- the LOC138126320 gene encoding protein BCCIP homolog — MAGATKKSKKTSDSESNEEYESDESGSYHGQQEIQATFEGRNPEGQDFHGIKQLLQQLFLSSQIDLSQLSDMLISQTGVGSVLKQSCNDSDDEEDVEMVEESDVFGITSVINLTQHKETPCVKHLFELVCEESQKHANQETQTSFNQVLNNCNRIGFLINERFVNIPSKISFPMLSSLQDEIQRMKKRNDSYNFQYYLMICKIWKPKGHTNGETTFSNDEEEIFMKKADCSFEYSVAGKSDTGLTGNWQSEDKELIPYRAIILFKADKFASIVNEIQSFVQ; from the exons ATGGCTGGGGCGACgaagaaatcgaaaaaaacgTCAGATTCAGAATCAAATGAAGAGTACGAGAGTGACGAATCTGGCAGTTATCACGGACAACAG GAAATTCAAGCAACATTTGAGGGCCGAAATCCGGAAGGTCAAGATTTCCATGGGATAAAGCAACTGTtgcaacaattgtttttatCATCACAGATTGATCTGTCTCAGTTGAGCGATATGTTGATTTCCCAAACTGGTGTTGGGTCAGTATTGAAACAGAGTTGTAATGATAGTGATGATGAAGAAGATGTCGAAATGGTTGAAGAATCTGATGTTTTTGGTATTACTAGTGTTATTAATTTAACTCAACACAAG GAAACACCATGcgttaaacatttatttgaaCTGGTTTGTGAAGAAAGTCAAAAACATGCAAATCAAGAAACACAAACTTCATTTAATCAAGTTTTAAACAATTGTAACAGAATAGGTTTCTTAATTAACGAGAGATTCGTTAATATACcatcaaaaatttcatttcccatGTTGAGCTCATTACAAGATGAAATCCAAAGAATGAAAAAGAGGAATGATAGTTAtaacttccaatattatttAATGATTTGTAAGATATGGAAACCAAAAGGACATACAAATGGGGAAACAACATTTTCCAATGATGAAGAggaaatttttatgaaaaaagcTGATTGCAGTTTTGAATATAGTGTGGCAGGAAAAAGTGACACTGGATTGACTGGGAATTGGCAAAGTGAAGATAAAGAACTGATCCCGTACCgtgcaattattttatttaaagctGACAAATTTGCTAGTATTGTAAATGAAATACAAAGTTTTGTTCAGTAG